One Phycisphaera mikurensis NBRC 102666 DNA window includes the following coding sequences:
- a CDS encoding sulfurtransferase: MIRPLFLVLALLPALGIARAEATPAAPPGLRAAEASGGAFASIAEVAERLAADDPALVLLHVGHGRRGYERGHVPGAFFVEHDEAMVDRPGRTNGLVGSEAAAELFGRLGLRPGDDVVLVGDAGGVFPAPLRLALRRAGVRARLLDGHTRGWVAAGHPLSTDPPPVRTPTSWPVGVVRPVEATREEAAEAAALGRLVDSRSGRLFRGERSGHGTQRGGHIPGARNLPWQDFLLSVSDPRLKPGPDRERMAREAGLDPAAGGPLIVYDAIGTHAALAQAVLESLGFSPVRVLTGGYAGWAEAGLPVHGPSD, translated from the coding sequence ATGATCCGACCGCTCTTTCTCGTCCTCGCGCTGCTCCCGGCTCTCGGCATCGCCCGGGCGGAGGCGACGCCGGCCGCCCCGCCGGGCCTCCGCGCCGCGGAGGCCTCCGGCGGGGCTTTCGCGTCCATCGCGGAGGTGGCGGAGCGGCTCGCCGCGGACGATCCCGCGCTCGTGCTGCTGCACGTCGGGCACGGCCGCCGCGGCTACGAGCGCGGGCACGTGCCCGGGGCGTTCTTCGTCGAGCACGACGAGGCGATGGTGGACCGGCCCGGCCGCACCAACGGGCTGGTCGGGTCCGAGGCAGCCGCCGAGCTGTTCGGCCGCCTCGGGCTGCGGCCCGGGGACGACGTCGTGCTCGTCGGCGACGCCGGCGGCGTCTTCCCGGCGCCCCTGCGGCTGGCCCTCCGCCGCGCCGGCGTGCGGGCGCGGCTGCTCGACGGCCACACCCGCGGCTGGGTGGCGGCCGGCCACCCGCTGTCCACCGATCCGCCGCCGGTGCGGACGCCGACGAGCTGGCCGGTCGGCGTCGTCCGCCCCGTCGAGGCGACACGGGAGGAAGCCGCCGAGGCGGCCGCCCTCGGACGCCTCGTCGATTCCCGCAGCGGACGCCTCTTCCGGGGCGAACGCTCGGGGCACGGCACCCAGCGCGGCGGCCACATCCCCGGCGCCCGCAACCTCCCCTGGCAGGACTTCCTCTTGAGCGTCTCCGACCCGCGGCTCAAGCCGGGCCCCGATCGGGAGCGGATGGCGCGGGAGGCCGGCCTCGACCCGGCCGCCGGCGGGCCGCTGATCGTGTACGACGCGATCGGCACGCACGCCGCGCTGGCGCAGGCGGTGCTGGAGTCGCTGGGCTTCTCGCCGGTCCGCGTCCTCACCGGCGGCTACGCGGGCTGGGCCGAGGCCGGCCTGCCCGTGCACGGCCCGAGCGACTGA
- a CDS encoding cytochrome-c peroxidase, which yields MADRRAVALPAVAAGLVAGLGLLAGATAPADDPSAADLRAIYSQPPAAWPAATVDEGVEPRELGLLPELPEADEKLVGLGEMLFFDPRLSTTGQMACASCHDPDLGWADGRTTSFGFRRTQLPRNAPTIQNSGHLHPLFWDGRAGSLEELTLEVIEHPDEMRGTGTAVVERLSAVPAYAEAFAEIPGEPGVTIEKVTSAVAAFCRSVNGGKSRFDAFLRGRETALTDAELRGLHLYRTEARCMNCHDGPEMSDGKLHVTGLSLSGTPREDLGAYAVTGRPEDSGAFRTPTLRNIAKTGPYMHHGLFESLPVTLRAYNGGMPTQRDRINDPADPVPVKSPLLHELGLDDAQLGDLEAFLRSTTEPHRLVLPPDLPPHADDAPPPAIPPDAEAGHARP from the coding sequence ATGGCTGATCGGCGGGCGGTGGCGCTGCCCGCGGTCGCCGCGGGCTTGGTGGCGGGCCTGGGCCTGCTCGCCGGAGCGACCGCGCCCGCGGACGATCCCTCCGCGGCCGACCTCCGCGCGATCTACAGCCAGCCGCCGGCGGCGTGGCCGGCGGCCACCGTGGACGAGGGGGTGGAGCCGCGGGAGCTGGGCCTGCTGCCGGAACTGCCCGAAGCGGACGAGAAGCTCGTCGGGCTCGGCGAGATGCTCTTCTTCGATCCGCGGCTCTCGACGACCGGGCAGATGGCCTGCGCCAGCTGCCACGACCCGGACCTGGGTTGGGCCGACGGGCGGACGACCAGCTTCGGCTTCCGGCGGACGCAGCTCCCGCGGAACGCCCCGACGATCCAGAACAGCGGGCACCTGCACCCGCTGTTCTGGGACGGGCGGGCCGGGAGCCTCGAGGAGCTGACGCTCGAGGTCATCGAGCACCCCGACGAGATGCGTGGCACCGGCACGGCGGTGGTCGAGCGGCTGTCGGCGGTGCCGGCGTACGCCGAGGCCTTCGCCGAGATCCCGGGCGAGCCCGGCGTCACGATCGAGAAGGTGACCTCCGCCGTCGCCGCGTTCTGCCGCAGCGTCAACGGCGGGAAGAGCCGCTTCGACGCCTTCCTGCGCGGGCGGGAGACGGCGCTGACCGACGCGGAGCTGCGGGGCTTGCACCTCTACCGCACCGAGGCGAGGTGCATGAACTGCCACGACGGCCCGGAGATGAGCGACGGCAAGCTGCACGTCACCGGGCTGTCGCTGTCGGGCACGCCGCGGGAGGACCTCGGCGCCTACGCCGTGACCGGGAGGCCCGAGGACAGCGGCGCCTTCCGCACGCCGACGCTGCGGAACATCGCCAAGACCGGCCCGTACATGCACCACGGCCTCTTCGAGAGCCTGCCCGTCACGCTCCGCGCGTACAACGGCGGGATGCCCACCCAGCGGGACCGCATCAACGACCCCGCCGACCCCGTGCCGGTGAAGAGCCCGCTGCTGCACGAGCTGGGGCTGGACGACGCGCAGCTCGGAGACCTCGAGGCCTTCCTCCGCTCGACCACCGAGCCGCACCGCCTGGTGCTGCCCCCGGACCTCCCGCCGCACGCCGACGACGCTCCGCCGCCGGCGATTCCTCCTGACGCCGAGGCCGGCCACGCGAGGCCGTAG
- a CDS encoding hydrogenase maturation nickel metallochaperone HypA/HybF, which produces MHELSVAISIVDSLKDVLEEEDGGKVSSVSVAVGAHAGVVIEALRYAWGPATCGTPLEGSVLDVEAVPATVWCGRCASESVLPGVRLSCPACGAATPVLLSGKELDLLSFELERDLPPAEPPLRAFVPSRPS; this is translated from the coding sequence GTGCATGAGCTCTCGGTCGCGATCTCCATCGTCGACAGCCTGAAGGACGTGCTGGAGGAAGAGGACGGAGGAAAGGTCTCGTCCGTCTCCGTGGCGGTGGGCGCGCACGCCGGCGTGGTGATCGAGGCGTTGCGTTACGCGTGGGGGCCCGCCACCTGCGGCACGCCCCTGGAGGGCTCGGTGCTGGACGTCGAAGCGGTGCCGGCCACCGTCTGGTGCGGCAGGTGTGCGTCGGAGTCCGTCCTCCCCGGGGTCCGCCTCTCCTGTCCCGCGTGCGGTGCCGCCACGCCCGTGCTCCTTTCCGGCAAAGAGCTCGACCTCCTTTCGTTCGAGCTCGAGCGGGATCTTCCCCCCGCCGAGCCCCCCCTCCGTGCCTTCGTGCCTTCGCGTCCTTCGTGA
- a CDS encoding TetR family transcriptional regulator: protein MSTALAIFARRGYAATRLADVADAMGVTRGAIYGHFASKQELFLAVVRKSQDPIYALLAEVEREAAAGVSPRASLRGMMLGWCRLLREDPQHRAGFELVMTKTTFVDELEELYEREKQLTRDVIRTVTRTVERGQAVGEFPAGLNPRDAGLTVYLHLMGLTQAWLFNPALFSLARRAETLADATLGGLGVQTA, encoded by the coding sequence ATGTCGACCGCGCTGGCCATCTTCGCGCGTCGGGGCTACGCCGCGACGCGGCTCGCCGACGTCGCCGACGCGATGGGGGTGACGCGCGGGGCGATCTACGGGCACTTCGCCAGCAAGCAGGAGCTGTTCCTGGCGGTGGTGCGGAAGAGCCAGGACCCGATCTACGCGCTGCTCGCCGAGGTGGAGCGAGAGGCCGCCGCGGGCGTATCTCCGCGGGCTTCCCTCCGCGGGATGATGCTGGGCTGGTGCCGGCTCCTGCGGGAGGACCCGCAGCACCGGGCCGGATTCGAGCTGGTCATGACCAAGACGACGTTCGTCGACGAGCTCGAGGAGCTCTACGAGCGGGAGAAGCAGCTGACCCGCGACGTCATCCGCACGGTGACCCGGACCGTGGAGCGGGGGCAAGCGGTCGGCGAGTTCCCCGCCGGGCTCAACCCGCGGGACGCGGGGCTCACGGTCTACCTGCACCTGATGGGGCTGACGCAGGCGTGGCTCTTCAACCCCGCGCTCTTCTCGCTCGCCCGCCGGGCGGAGACCCTCGCCGACGCCACGCTGGGCGGCCTGGGCGTCCAGACCGCGTGA
- a CDS encoding type II secretion system protein — translation MKPAGARRARFQPAAFTLIELLVVISIIALLVGILLPALGKARESARASVCQSNLKQLGIAGHAYATDFDGFPPGDEALGGASIRMGAGVDGGNHPKASLRNPGVEETFGLSSVYARQGYMDPGAGWICPSQYAVVGGSGYDFAMAEWGNTYLVQTVDKRIEQMMLETDASKTPVPWAKDNWLRYPGQAGNYVPGRNSDADKGGSLPWSVRGAAIPHRGAGGIKTEGLSTFTAWQDAFAPVMGTLNVDKIAGQNKLFYDGHVEAVYQDG, via the coding sequence ATGAAACCTGCTGGTGCCCGACGAGCACGCTTTCAACCCGCCGCGTTCACCCTGATCGAGCTGCTGGTGGTGATCTCGATCATCGCGCTGCTGGTGGGGATCCTGCTGCCGGCGCTCGGGAAGGCCCGAGAATCAGCACGCGCCTCGGTGTGCCAGTCGAACCTGAAGCAGCTGGGCATCGCGGGCCACGCCTACGCGACCGACTTCGACGGCTTCCCGCCGGGCGACGAAGCCCTGGGCGGTGCTTCGATCCGCATGGGAGCGGGCGTCGACGGCGGCAACCACCCCAAAGCTTCGCTTCGCAACCCGGGCGTGGAGGAGACCTTCGGCCTCTCCTCCGTCTACGCCCGCCAGGGCTACATGGACCCTGGCGCAGGGTGGATCTGCCCGTCGCAGTACGCGGTGGTCGGCGGCAGCGGGTACGACTTCGCGATGGCCGAGTGGGGGAACACGTACCTCGTGCAGACCGTCGACAAGCGGATCGAGCAGATGATGCTGGAGACCGACGCCAGCAAGACGCCGGTGCCCTGGGCGAAAGACAATTGGCTCCGGTACCCCGGCCAAGCGGGCAACTACGTCCCGGGGCGGAACAGCGATGCCGACAAGGGTGGCAGCCTCCCGTGGAGCGTCCGCGGTGCGGCCATCCCCCACCGCGGAGCCGGGGGCATCAAGACCGAGGGGCTGAGCACGTTCACCGCGTGGCAGGACGCTTTCGCGCCGGTGATGGGCACGTTGAACGTCGACAAGATCGCCGGCCAGAACAAGCTTTTCTACGACGGACACGTCGAGGCGGTGTATCAGGATGGCTGA
- a CDS encoding PEP-CTERM domain protein, whose translation MTTRSRLATLALAAAVPAAPSAFAQTATAVVESGTTVGGQTIGEIQGFNVNAAGQVAALTGDGTGSSANEFVFTAGPGGLALVDEEGADINDFAGAPGIDAAGSVVYRIGGPGSNDSAIFRDGSRVLTQGDSVAADSALGVYRIPARPQLTAAGELVFFSSTNPPTSNSATALFTDGGSATALQFVFGNAGATTSISTGPGTTALIDQIDSDYEVSSGGLFAATRVSVGSEPSATDDFVVIADLTTGTVTTATGSDGSAIQEGMAVPGVADAVWDNFFRFGVNDAGAYLFTGDYDDNSDPGSTETVEFLALDGEIVLQSGDTVGGRTIFDGFDAAELSATGNYATLVDTDDDGINNPDTLVVDGEAVFSIGDAVDTSNGIASLASFENFTDVLGITSSVGGVFDVYFAGTTNAGGSGIFSVTVPEPASAVVLAGAGALLLGRRRRA comes from the coding sequence ATGACCACCCGCTCCCGCCTCGCAACGCTCGCGCTCGCCGCCGCCGTCCCCGCGGCCCCCTCCGCCTTCGCTCAAACCGCCACGGCGGTCGTCGAGTCGGGCACCACCGTCGGCGGCCAGACGATCGGCGAGATCCAGGGCTTCAACGTGAACGCCGCGGGTCAGGTCGCGGCGCTCACCGGCGACGGGACCGGCTCCTCGGCGAACGAGTTCGTCTTCACCGCCGGCCCCGGCGGGCTGGCCCTCGTGGACGAGGAAGGCGCGGACATCAACGACTTCGCGGGCGCCCCCGGCATCGACGCCGCGGGCTCGGTGGTCTACCGGATCGGCGGCCCGGGCTCCAACGACTCGGCGATCTTCCGGGACGGCAGCCGCGTCCTCACGCAGGGCGACAGCGTCGCCGCCGATTCGGCGCTTGGCGTCTACCGCATCCCGGCCCGCCCGCAGCTGACCGCGGCCGGCGAGCTGGTCTTCTTCTCCAGCACGAACCCGCCGACCAGCAACTCCGCCACCGCCCTCTTCACCGACGGCGGGAGCGCCACGGCGCTGCAGTTCGTCTTCGGCAACGCCGGCGCGACGACGTCCATCTCGACGGGCCCGGGGACCACCGCACTCATCGATCAGATCGATTCGGACTACGAGGTGTCCAGCGGGGGACTCTTCGCAGCCACGCGGGTCAGCGTCGGCAGCGAGCCCTCGGCCACGGACGACTTCGTTGTCATCGCCGACCTGACGACGGGGACCGTCACCACCGCGACCGGAAGCGACGGCTCGGCGATCCAGGAGGGCATGGCCGTTCCCGGCGTCGCCGACGCGGTCTGGGACAACTTCTTCCGCTTCGGGGTGAATGACGCCGGCGCCTACCTCTTCACCGGCGACTACGACGACAACAGCGACCCGGGTTCCACCGAGACCGTCGAGTTCCTCGCCCTCGACGGCGAGATCGTGCTGCAGTCCGGCGACACCGTTGGTGGCCGCACGATCTTCGACGGCTTCGACGCCGCGGAACTCTCCGCGACCGGGAACTACGCCACGCTCGTCGACACCGACGACGACGGCATCAACAACCCCGACACGCTCGTGGTCGACGGCGAGGCCGTCTTCTCCATCGGCGACGCGGTCGACACGAGCAACGGCATCGCCAGCCTCGCCAGCTTCGAGAACTTCACGGACGTGCTGGGCATCACCTCTTCGGTGGGTGGCGTCTTCGACGTCTACTTCGCCGGCACCACCAACGCCGGCGGCTCGGGCATCTTCTCGGTCACCGTGCCCGAGCCCGCCTCGGCCGTGGTCCTCGCGGGCGCCGGGGCGCTCCTGCTGGGCCGCCGCCGCCGCGCCTGA
- a CDS encoding agmatinase family protein, with amino-acid sequence MNDSHHTPPASEPLDPKQMKGYLAALKEESIPNKTYLEEMKRQVEIGLPGADSIGDKTISTFSRGELPHYAGINTLLKLKYLEDVREVGNYDVAFLGIPFDIGTTYRSGTRFGPQAMRRISALYTSYFYELGVDLVENVRMCDLGDVFTIGNIEKSFDQVSRAVSHVYSSGCFPFLMGGDHSLGYPNVRGIAPHVDGDIGIIHIDRHIDIQEKDMDERMHTCPWFHATNIPNAPAKNLVQVGIGGWQVPRPGVKIARERGTNIISMDDVDDHGIDKVAEMALEMAWKGNVKAVYLSFDIDSVDCGFVPGTGWPEPGGFLPREVLKLLKLVAREGICAMEVVEVSPAYDTSDITALLGVRAMLDVLATMVDEGILPRKEKAVSDAGIDGWKGT; translated from the coding sequence ATGAACGACTCTCACCACACGCCGCCCGCTTCCGAGCCCCTCGATCCCAAGCAGATGAAGGGCTACCTCGCGGCACTCAAGGAGGAGTCGATTCCCAACAAGACGTACCTGGAGGAGATGAAGCGGCAGGTCGAGATCGGCCTGCCCGGGGCGGATTCCATCGGCGACAAGACGATCAGCACCTTCTCGCGGGGCGAGCTGCCGCACTACGCCGGCATCAACACGCTGCTGAAGCTGAAGTACCTCGAAGACGTCCGCGAGGTCGGGAACTACGACGTCGCCTTCCTGGGCATCCCCTTCGACATCGGCACCACCTACCGCTCGGGCACGCGCTTCGGGCCGCAGGCGATGCGCCGGATCTCCGCTCTCTACACCAGCTACTTCTACGAGCTCGGCGTGGACCTGGTGGAGAACGTGAGAATGTGCGACCTGGGCGACGTCTTCACGATCGGCAACATCGAGAAGAGCTTCGACCAGGTCTCCCGCGCGGTCAGCCACGTCTACAGCTCCGGCTGCTTCCCCTTTCTCATGGGCGGCGACCACTCGCTGGGCTATCCGAACGTGCGCGGCATCGCGCCGCACGTCGACGGCGACATCGGGATCATCCACATCGACCGTCACATCGACATCCAGGAGAAGGACATGGACGAGCGGATGCACACGTGCCCGTGGTTCCACGCGACCAACATCCCCAACGCCCCGGCGAAGAACCTGGTGCAGGTGGGCATCGGCGGCTGGCAGGTGCCGCGGCCGGGCGTGAAGATCGCCCGCGAGCGCGGCACGAACATCATCTCCATGGACGACGTGGACGACCACGGCATCGACAAGGTCGCCGAGATGGCGCTGGAGATGGCGTGGAAGGGCAACGTGAAGGCGGTCTACCTCTCCTTCGACATCGACAGCGTCGACTGCGGCTTCGTGCCGGGCACCGGCTGGCCCGAGCCCGGCGGCTTCCTGCCGCGCGAGGTGCTCAAGCTGCTCAAGCTCGTGGCGAGGGAGGGCATCTGCGCGATGGAGGTCGTCGAGGTCTCACCCGCGTACGACACCTCCGACATCACCGCGCTCCTGGGCGTCCGGGCGATGCTCGACGTGCTGGCGACGATGGTGGACGAGGGGATCCTGCCCCGGAAGGAGAAGGCCGTCTCGGACGCGGGCATCGACGGGTGGAAGGGGACGTGA
- the hypB gene encoding hydrogenase nickel incorporation protein HypB: protein MAANTTRLVEVRTKILKKNDEHARALRARFQEAGVRVVSWVSSPGSGKTELLKRLLLHLKQTRPGLKVATLVGDLATDNDADRLAAAGYPVAQILTGTMCHLEADMTAGAIEKAGWDLEEIDLLLVENVGNLVCPATYDLGEALRVVALSTTEGEDKPLKYPTIFNTADLAVVTKMDLAEVLGFDEAACRANIDAVRPGMPVLGVSARSGEGLAELAAAVLG from the coding sequence ATGGCCGCAAACACCACCCGCCTCGTCGAAGTCCGAACGAAGATCCTCAAGAAGAACGACGAGCACGCGCGGGCGCTGCGGGCGCGTTTCCAGGAGGCCGGGGTCCGCGTGGTCTCGTGGGTGTCGTCGCCGGGCTCCGGGAAAACCGAGCTGCTCAAGCGGCTGCTGCTGCACCTCAAGCAGACGCGGCCGGGGCTGAAGGTCGCCACGCTGGTCGGCGACCTCGCCACCGACAACGACGCCGACCGCCTCGCCGCCGCCGGGTACCCCGTCGCCCAGATCCTCACCGGCACCATGTGCCACCTCGAGGCCGACATGACCGCGGGGGCCATCGAGAAGGCCGGCTGGGACCTCGAGGAGATCGACCTCCTGCTTGTCGAGAACGTCGGCAACCTGGTCTGCCCCGCCACCTACGACCTCGGCGAGGCGCTGCGGGTCGTGGCGCTCTCCACGACCGAGGGCGAGGACAAGCCGCTGAAGTACCCGACCATCTTCAACACCGCCGACCTGGCGGTCGTCACCAAGATGGACCTGGCGGAGGTACTCGGCTTCGACGAAGCCGCCTGCCGCGCGAACATCGACGCCGTGCGACCGGGGATGCCGGTTCTCGGCGTCTCGGCGAGGAGCGGCGAAGGCCTCGCTGAGCTGGCCGCGGCGGTCTTGGGCTGA